The genomic stretch GAGCAGTTCGTTTGCCAGTTCGGTTGTCGCACAAACCGTCTGGTTAAACATCTCTGCTTTGACCGCATTGAGGTCAAGAAACTTGAGCTTGAGTGTGGTGGTGACCCGTTTCATGGGGACTATTGTACGATGGAAATCGCGTCTGACCATGTTCACCTTTTGGTTGAAAGGCGTTGAAGGGACGGTCGTCTCGTGTTCTCAGGCAAGAGTTTCCAGAATTGCTTAAACTGCCCAGCTTGTGGACACATTCCTATGGGTTTGACACAACTGGAAAGATTAGCTCTCAGACGGTGCTGGACTACATCAATGCCCCACACCACGGCTGAATCAATTCAGCCTGCGCTTATATCCCCCGGTTAGAAACCGGGGGCTTTACGCTGCTTTTCGTAAAGACTGGGGCAGATGGATTCGAACCACCGAATGGCGGGACCAAAACCCGCTGCCTTACCGCTTGGCGATGCCCCAACTCAAGCGCTTAACCAATTTAGCGATGCTGCTTTGCCTCTGTCAACAGATGAGATTGGATCCCTTGGGTTGAACCGAGCTGGACAACCCTACAAGTCAGACTCCGCCCGAATGGATCCCGATCCCCGGCGAGGGTCTTCCGTAATGCCGGAAATAAATGGATTGGGCACATGGGGAATACGAGCCACCTCGAAGAAATAGGCCCGTATCTCCGGCCCAAAGTAGATCACATCCCCGCTCTTCAGGTAATGAGTAGCCACCCGCGTCCCGTTGACAAACACCCCATTGGTACTGGATTGGCCGCGCCGGTTGCCATCGATCAAGCAATAGGTAAAACCTGTACGACTGGATTTGGTGGGCACCCGCACCAGATAAGCATGGCGACGGGAAACAAAACGATTAACGATTTGCAGGGCATTGGAGGGATCCCGTCCAACTGCGTAGGCAGCTTCCCGCAAAATGTAGCTACAGGGCCTGAGGGGATGACAAATCGACAGCGTGAACTCTGGGTAAGACAGCGGCTGCTCCGGTATCCGATCAAACAACTCCTCCGACCTATCCGAATCTTGACCGGCTGGAAGATCTACCCCGCCAATCTCAGTAACCGAAGTAAAAACGTCATGTGGCAATGGCTTCTCCCCCTCAACGCTAAGCAATGCCCACATCAAGTTATGTCTCCATTCAGGACGTCGGAGCCAACCCCTACCACCCCTGTAGGGTTCATAGCACAGAATGCTTTTCCGTAGGTTGACAGAGAACCCACGAACAAGAAGTACAGGGATAACTCATTCTCCCTAAAACTTATGAACCAAGCAAAGCCCTTGTCTACCCTTGACTATTCTTTGACTATCCTCTGAAAAACAGGGGTGGGGGACTGGGGTTCTTGCTCGGCGGGGAGTTGTCCCCAGGTGGTGTCGGGATCCCAGCGCAGTTGAGTGGCATCGGTGAGCTGAAAGCCCAGTTGTTGCAAGATTTTCAGGCTAAGATCCGGAACCACGGGGGAGAGCAATACGGCTACCCAGCGCACACTTTCTAGGACGGAGTAGAGGATCTCGGCCACCTGTTCGCTTTTCCCCTGCTTGTGCAACGTCCAGGGGGCTTGTTCATCCAGATATTTGTTGCTGGCCTGGGCCAGACTGAGGGTTTTTTGGGCGGCCAAACTGAGATCCAGCCGCTCGTAAGCCTCAGCCACAACAGGGGTGAGGGTTTGGGCCAAAGCCTTGAGGGGGTTATCCTCCGGAATCCCGACAGAGGGAATGCGGTAGTCCCGGTATTTTTTGAGCATGTTCAGGGTGCGGTTGAGCAGATTGCCCAGGTCATTGGCCAAGTTGGCATTGAGCACATCGATAAAACGGCTCTCACTAAAATCTCCATCTTTGCCCAGTTCGATTTCTGTCAAAAAGTAGTAGCGCACGGCATCCGGGCCGTACTGCTGGGTCAGCTCAAAGGGATCCAGAGTATTCCCCAGGCTTTTGCCCATTTTCATGCCATCTTTGGTGAGGAACCCATGCCCAAAAACTTGTTTGGGTAGGGGTAACCCGGCAGATAGAAGCATGGCCGGCCAGTAAATGGCGTGGAAGCGAACGATATCTTTACCGACGAGGTGCACATCGGCAGGCCAGTAGCGGCGCAGGGCATTGGCCAAGGTGGGTTCATCGGCGGGATCCAGAGCGGCACTGAGGTAGTTAATCAGGGCATCAAACCAGACATAGATGGTTTGGCTGGGATCCGTCGGGAAAGGGATCCCCCAGGAGACGCTGGGGCGAGAAATGGAAAAATCCCGCAGGCCCTGTTTGACAAAGCTGAGCACCTCGTTGCGGCGGCTCTCCGGTTGAATGAATTCGGGATGCGTGGCGTAGAGGGTTTCCAGTTTCTCTTGGTAGCGGGAGAGGCGAAAGAAATAGTTTTCTTCATCTTTCCATTCCACTTTTTTGTTGGGGTGGAGCGGGCAGAAGCCCCCTTCGAGGAGTTCGTCTTCGTCTTTGAACTCTTCACAGGAGACACAGTACCAGCCCTGTTGCCGCCCGGTAACAATATCCCCTTGCTCCCAAACCCGCTGAAAAAATTCCCGCACAATCGCTTTATGACGGGGATCCGTGGTGCGAATAAAGCGGTCATGGCGGATATTCAGGAGCTGCCAGAGCTTGACAAACTCGGT from Thermostichus vulcanus str. 'Rupite' encodes the following:
- the metG gene encoding methionine--tRNA ligase yields the protein MPDPTFVITTPIYYVNAAPHIGSAYTTMIADAIARYHRLRGQDVLMVTGTDEHGQKIQRTAEERGIPPQQHCDELSTEFVKLWQLLNIRHDRFIRTTDPRHKAIVREFFQRVWEQGDIVTGRQQGWYCVSCEEFKDEDELLEGGFCPLHPNKKVEWKDEENYFFRLSRYQEKLETLYATHPEFIQPESRRNEVLSFVKQGLRDFSISRPSVSWGIPFPTDPSQTIYVWFDALINYLSAALDPADEPTLANALRRYWPADVHLVGKDIVRFHAIYWPAMLLSAGLPLPKQVFGHGFLTKDGMKMGKSLGNTLDPFELTQQYGPDAVRYYFLTEIELGKDGDFSESRFIDVLNANLANDLGNLLNRTLNMLKKYRDYRIPSVGIPEDNPLKALAQTLTPVVAEAYERLDLSLAAQKTLSLAQASNKYLDEQAPWTLHKQGKSEQVAEILYSVLESVRWVAVLLSPVVPDLSLKILQQLGFQLTDATQLRWDPDTTWGQLPAEQEPQSPTPVFQRIVKE
- a CDS encoding FHA domain-containing protein, whose product is MPHDVFTSVTEIGGVDLPAGQDSDRSEELFDRIPEQPLSYPEFTLSICHPLRPCSYILREAAYAVGRDPSNALQIVNRFVSRRHAYLVRVPTKSSRTGFTYCLIDGNRRGQSSTNGVFVNGTRVATHYLKSGDVIYFGPEIRAYFFEVARIPHVPNPFISGITEDPRRGSGSIRAESDL